In a genomic window of Nocardia fluminea:
- a CDS encoding MFS transporter, with the protein MTAIAATGQATESPSFEYEKKGRWLTQWEPDNPKFWESGGEKTAKKNLWFSVFAENLGFSVWVLFGSIVTAMGAAGFTFLEGLGKGNPTAVANALLLTSVPTLVGATLRIPYTFAVPKFGGRAFTVFSAGMLLIPTLGLAYFVNQPGTPMWVFLLLAALAGVGGGNFSSSMANISFFFPEGKKGAALGINAAGGNLGVAQTQLVAPLLITFGTHLLAKDAAGYRFGITLAILVWVPFILIAAFGALRYMDSIVSAKADGKSYKLALTNPHTWIMSFLYIGTFGSFIGFSFAFPTLIKANFPHLTQISWISMVGNLAFLGALVGSFSRPVGGWISDKVGGARITVIVFTGMSVAVGLIMTALTMKSFPLYLAAFLLLFVLTGLGNGSTYRMIPSIFGATAKKYAAEHGLEITEAQASARRQAGAAIGVIGAVGAFGGFVLQQALRLSNINFGTMAPAFWGYAVAFLVMASVTWWCYLRSSFVTDRIPSLAYANV; encoded by the coding sequence ATGACCGCAATCGCCGCCACCGGCCAGGCGACGGAATCTCCGTCGTTCGAATATGAGAAGAAGGGTCGATGGCTGACCCAGTGGGAACCCGACAACCCGAAGTTCTGGGAATCGGGCGGTGAGAAGACCGCCAAGAAGAACCTGTGGTTCTCCGTGTTCGCCGAGAATCTGGGCTTCAGCGTCTGGGTGCTGTTCGGCTCCATTGTCACCGCGATGGGCGCCGCCGGCTTCACCTTCCTCGAAGGTCTCGGCAAAGGTAACCCCACCGCCGTCGCCAACGCACTGCTGCTGACCTCGGTCCCGACCCTGGTCGGCGCCACGCTGCGCATCCCCTACACGTTCGCGGTTCCCAAGTTCGGCGGTCGGGCCTTCACCGTCTTCAGTGCGGGAATGCTGCTGATCCCGACCCTCGGCCTCGCCTACTTCGTCAACCAGCCCGGCACCCCGATGTGGGTCTTCCTGCTGCTGGCCGCGCTCGCCGGTGTCGGTGGCGGCAACTTCTCGTCCTCGATGGCCAACATCTCGTTCTTCTTCCCCGAGGGCAAGAAGGGCGCCGCGCTGGGCATCAACGCCGCGGGCGGCAACCTCGGCGTCGCGCAAACCCAGCTGGTCGCACCGCTGCTGATCACCTTCGGCACGCACCTGCTGGCCAAGGACGCCGCCGGCTACCGGTTCGGTATCACCCTGGCCATCCTGGTCTGGGTGCCGTTCATCCTGATCGCCGCGTTCGGTGCACTGCGGTACATGGACTCGATCGTCTCCGCCAAGGCCGACGGCAAGTCCTACAAGCTCGCGCTGACCAACCCGCACACGTGGATCATGTCCTTCCTCTACATCGGCACGTTCGGGTCGTTCATCGGCTTCTCCTTCGCCTTCCCGACCCTGATCAAGGCCAACTTCCCGCATCTGACCCAGATCAGCTGGATCAGCATGGTCGGTAACCTGGCCTTCCTCGGTGCCCTGGTCGGATCGTTCAGCCGCCCGGTGGGTGGATGGATTTCCGACAAGGTCGGCGGCGCGCGCATCACGGTGATCGTGTTCACCGGGATGTCCGTAGCGGTCGGGTTGATCATGACCGCGCTGACGATGAAGAGCTTCCCGCTCTACCTCGCCGCGTTCCTGCTGCTGTTCGTGCTCACCGGCCTCGGCAACGGCTCGACCTACCGGATGATCCCCTCGATCTTCGGCGCCACCGCCAAGAAGTACGCCGCCGAACACGGATTGGAGATCACCGAGGCGCAGGCTTCGGCTCGCCGTCAGGCCGGTGCCGCGATCGGCGTGATCGGTGCCGTCGGCGCCTTCGGTGGCTTCGTCCTGCAGCAGGCACTTCGCCTGTCCAACATCAACTTCGGCACCATGGCACCCGCCTTCTGGGGCTACGCCGTCGCGTTCCTGGTGATGGCGAGTGTCACCTGGTGGTGCTACCTGCGCTCCTCCTTCGTCACCGACAGGATCCCCTCCCTGGCCTACGCCAACGTGTAA
- a CDS encoding SCO2521 family protein translates to MELRPPVSAVLGEVRTGLLPAAAALSRDSAAELMALVHGHPVPSRERPVTWAQSPVVLEGIDCRLATPDQRRVRAVGTVAARAAVVGGRILRSSARSAIVPAASDRRQKWVHYLDRPGVAEVLTRAPDNHAADLAAGFLAVRDGATDTFDPGAVAARLAVRVRRNPMLDQRPPLHTPTTRLRWAARVVEGAAATMTLTLYPDELRTADFVVGDFAELAAVQGLCDDIALHDWLLTVLTEVIDEAEMSELSRTPVDRVISPLLEHLVYLWMPGAATAPVIRRLWDVLEADPGFSRQWNARVGQLRDRLAVATLAALNRSTAAW, encoded by the coding sequence ATGGAACTGCGCCCTCCGGTATCGGCGGTGCTCGGCGAAGTCCGCACCGGCCTGCTCCCCGCGGCGGCCGCGTTGTCGCGCGATTCCGCGGCCGAACTCATGGCACTCGTGCACGGCCATCCGGTGCCCTCGCGGGAACGCCCCGTCACCTGGGCGCAGTCACCGGTCGTTCTGGAAGGCATCGACTGCAGGCTGGCCACACCCGATCAGCGCCGGGTCAGGGCGGTGGGCACCGTCGCCGCCCGCGCCGCCGTGGTCGGTGGACGGATCCTGCGCAGTTCGGCCCGCAGCGCGATCGTGCCCGCGGCGTCGGATCGGCGGCAGAAGTGGGTGCACTACCTGGATCGGCCCGGCGTCGCCGAAGTCCTCACGCGCGCACCGGACAACCACGCCGCCGACCTCGCCGCGGGATTTCTCGCGGTGCGCGACGGTGCCACCGACACCTTCGACCCCGGTGCGGTCGCGGCCAGACTGGCGGTACGGGTGCGCCGCAACCCGATGCTCGATCAGCGTCCGCCACTGCACACCCCCACCACCCGGCTGCGGTGGGCGGCACGCGTCGTCGAGGGCGCCGCGGCCACGATGACCTTGACGCTGTACCCCGACGAACTGCGCACCGCCGATTTCGTCGTCGGCGATTTCGCGGAACTGGCCGCGGTCCAAGGACTCTGCGACGACATCGCGCTGCACGACTGGTTGCTGACGGTACTCACCGAGGTGATCGACGAAGCCGAGATGTCCGAGCTGTCGCGGACTCCGGTCGACAGGGTGATCAGCCCGCTGCTCGAGCACCTGGTCTACCTGTGGATGCCCGGTGCCGCGACAGCGCCGGTGATCCGCCGGTTGTGGGACGTGCTCGAAGCCGACCCCGGCTTCAGCCGGCAGTGGAACGCCAGGGTGGGACAGTTGCGCGACCGGCTCGCGGTCGCCACGCTCGCGGCGCTGAACCGCTCCACCGCGGCGTGGTGA
- a CDS encoding nitrate/nitrite transporter has translation MLSTLKRNHDIEHWDAEDVAAWEAGGKDVAKRNLIWSVIAEHIGFSVWSIWSVMVLFMPTDKYGIDAAGKFFLVAMPTLVGAFLRIPYTVATARFGGRNWTIFSAFLLLIPLLLTLYFVNQPGTSYTTFLVVAAFAGFGGGNFASSMTNINAFYPQRLKGWALGMNAGGGNIGVPVIQLLGLLVLVTLGGDYASVICAVYLVLVGVTAVGAALFMDNLTNQKADMSYMVKALRVPQSWAIAFLYIGTFGSFIGYSFAFAQILQISFKAGGDTAAQAAIHAASIAFVGPLLGSLARPYGGKMADRIGGSKVTIATFGAMMLAALLVVTASTMADGNKGVATGATMTLLVAGFIALFVLSGFGNGAVTKIIPSVFEAKSKSLPVSRVEQAAWSQNTSGALIGFVGAIGALGGVGINMVLRSSYASTASATNAFWVFLAFYVVCAAVTWTVFLRRPRLTSDSDVVVEAESLVLEAETNASSANSSAR, from the coding sequence ATCTTGAGCACGCTGAAGCGGAACCACGACATCGAGCACTGGGATGCCGAAGATGTCGCGGCCTGGGAGGCCGGCGGCAAGGACGTAGCCAAGCGCAACCTGATCTGGTCTGTGATCGCTGAGCACATCGGATTCTCGGTGTGGTCGATCTGGTCGGTGATGGTGCTGTTCATGCCCACCGACAAGTACGGCATCGACGCGGCAGGCAAGTTCTTCCTCGTCGCCATGCCCACCCTGGTCGGCGCGTTCCTGCGCATCCCCTATACCGTCGCCACCGCCCGCTTCGGCGGCCGCAACTGGACGATCTTCTCCGCGTTCCTGCTGCTCATCCCGCTGCTGCTGACGCTGTACTTCGTCAACCAGCCCGGCACTTCCTACACCACCTTCCTGGTCGTTGCCGCGTTCGCCGGCTTCGGTGGCGGCAACTTCGCGTCGTCGATGACCAACATCAACGCCTTCTATCCCCAGCGCCTCAAGGGCTGGGCACTGGGCATGAACGCCGGTGGCGGCAACATCGGCGTCCCGGTGATCCAGCTGCTCGGCCTGCTGGTACTGGTCACCCTCGGTGGCGACTACGCCTCGGTCATCTGCGCGGTCTACCTGGTCCTGGTCGGCGTCACCGCCGTCGGCGCCGCCCTCTTCATGGACAACCTGACCAACCAGAAGGCCGACATGTCCTACATGGTCAAGGCCCTGCGGGTACCGCAGTCCTGGGCGATCGCCTTCCTCTACATCGGCACCTTCGGTTCGTTCATCGGTTACAGCTTCGCCTTCGCGCAGATCCTGCAGATCAGCTTCAAGGCCGGCGGCGACACCGCCGCCCAGGCCGCCATCCACGCCGCGTCGATCGCCTTCGTCGGCCCGCTGCTCGGCTCGCTGGCCCGCCCCTACGGCGGCAAGATGGCCGACCGGATCGGTGGCAGCAAGGTCACCATCGCCACCTTCGGCGCCATGATGCTCGCGGCGCTGCTCGTGGTCACCGCCTCGACGATGGCCGACGGCAACAAGGGTGTTGCCACCGGCGCCACCATGACCCTGCTGGTCGCGGGCTTCATCGCCCTGTTCGTCCTGTCCGGTTTCGGCAACGGTGCCGTCACCAAGATCATCCCGTCGGTGTTCGAGGCCAAGTCCAAGAGCCTGCCGGTCTCGCGGGTCGAGCAGGCGGCCTGGTCGCAGAACACCTCCGGCGCCCTGATCGGCTTCGTCGGCGCCATCGGCGCCCTCGGCGGGGTCGGCATCAACATGGTGTTGCGCAGCTCCTACGCCAGCACCGCTTCGGCCACCAACGCGTTCTGGGTCTTCCTGGCCTTCTACGTGGTCTGCGCCGCCGTTACCTGGACGGTGTTCCTGCGCCGTCCGCGCCTTACCTCCGACTCCGATGTCGTG
- a CDS encoding SCO2524 family protein, translated as MRIQPRQQILDIWSAMLSACYRDEKWHWDGVLDANSISDSEQLLCLLYPATEIESFALDRPEMMSDDVQVALSAFGGPTRIGVAMIGLMEEYLRRNTGDDGTPRFDAGSYLRANAGEEPTERQLAIEVVDSYSMSVTLCLAGLGFARVFDRWANAENREDIRIRIADLRTALSDRLTIAMTGLIRSFVVNTVSVRSPSGKAMLAMLNQSGAPENSVVESVRDNLDRVRARLRTDVKLGRTPHTDFEEDDQLFECGWSWGVVQEADPVEFDDRVVEQTVGIADPRPYLYFTVVALDGINDILSQRTRELDLLNKEQQRLADALRLRWDLTQRYWSTVARFGSGRWPLEDIPWRTSDGEESDYFSLIVSAVLIQELIARTASDDDLTRAVAIFDELSRRGRITRRPTKADSAVTLHDPGVQMVLRGTERVEGGGPQLTWIVSDFATVLLKRALQAAQLSGNIGARDQLMELAKNVMDHLDRRVIADGAAAGLWDDPAGVFGGKHQQHPSWYLTERMVECLVAADRTYRETPLRSTAMVSRAVEILNEAEHLLNQAMLEVSIFDTSANRVSLDEIERKLGRARALINTQPATSFTLASTALKELDDLAYARANAMRST; from the coding sequence GTGAGAATCCAGCCCAGACAGCAGATTCTGGACATTTGGAGCGCCATGCTCTCGGCTTGTTATCGAGACGAGAAATGGCATTGGGACGGCGTCCTGGACGCCAATTCGATCAGCGATTCCGAACAGCTGCTGTGCCTGTTGTATCCGGCCACGGAGATCGAGAGCTTCGCGCTCGATCGGCCGGAGATGATGTCCGACGATGTTCAGGTCGCGCTCAGCGCGTTCGGCGGGCCGACCCGAATCGGCGTCGCCATGATCGGGCTCATGGAGGAGTACCTGCGGCGCAACACCGGTGACGACGGCACGCCGCGGTTCGACGCGGGCAGCTATCTGCGTGCGAACGCGGGCGAAGAACCCACCGAGCGGCAACTCGCGATCGAAGTGGTCGACAGCTACTCGATGTCGGTGACGCTGTGCCTGGCCGGCCTCGGGTTCGCTCGCGTCTTCGATCGATGGGCCAACGCGGAGAACCGCGAGGACATCAGAATCCGGATCGCCGACCTCAGGACCGCGTTGAGCGACCGGCTCACGATCGCGATGACCGGCCTGATCCGCAGCTTCGTGGTCAACACGGTCTCGGTGCGCTCGCCCTCGGGCAAAGCGATGCTCGCCATGCTCAATCAATCCGGCGCACCGGAGAACTCGGTGGTCGAGTCGGTGCGCGACAACCTGGATCGGGTACGCGCACGCCTGCGCACCGATGTGAAGCTGGGCCGGACACCGCACACCGACTTCGAAGAAGACGACCAGCTGTTCGAATGCGGTTGGAGCTGGGGGGTCGTGCAGGAGGCGGATCCGGTCGAGTTCGACGACCGGGTGGTCGAACAGACCGTCGGCATCGCCGATCCACGCCCATATCTGTACTTCACCGTCGTCGCGCTCGACGGCATCAACGATATTCTCTCCCAGCGCACCAGAGAGCTCGACCTGCTCAACAAGGAGCAACAGCGACTGGCCGACGCGCTGCGGCTGCGCTGGGACCTGACCCAGCGGTACTGGTCGACGGTCGCCCGGTTCGGTTCGGGGCGTTGGCCACTGGAGGACATTCCGTGGCGGACCTCCGACGGCGAGGAATCCGACTACTTCAGTTTGATCGTGTCGGCGGTGCTGATCCAGGAACTGATCGCCCGCACCGCCTCCGACGACGATCTCACCCGCGCGGTGGCGATCTTCGACGAACTGTCCCGGCGCGGCCGGATCACCCGGCGCCCGACCAAAGCCGACTCGGCGGTCACCCTGCACGACCCCGGTGTCCAGATGGTGCTGCGGGGTACGGAGCGAGTCGAGGGTGGCGGTCCCCAGCTCACCTGGATCGTGTCCGATTTCGCGACCGTGCTGTTGAAGCGGGCACTGCAGGCGGCACAACTGTCGGGCAACATCGGCGCCCGTGACCAGCTGATGGAGCTGGCGAAGAACGTGATGGACCATCTGGATCGCCGCGTCATCGCCGATGGCGCCGCGGCGGGACTGTGGGACGATCCGGCCGGTGTCTTCGGCGGGAAGCATCAGCAACATCCCTCCTGGTACCTGACCGAGCGGATGGTCGAATGCCTGGTGGCGGCCGACCGGACCTACCGGGAAACACCGCTGCGTTCGACGGCGATGGTCAGCCGGGCCGTCGAAATCCTCAACGAGGCAGAACATCTGCTCAATCAGGCGATGCTCGAGGTGAGCATCTTCGACACCTCGGCCAATCGGGTGTCACTCGATGAGATCGAACGCAAACTCGGGCGGGCGCGCGCATTGATCAACACCCAGCCCGCTACCTCCTTCACGTTGGCCTCGACCGCGCTGAAGGAACTCGACGACCTCGCCTACGCGCGTGCCAATGCGATGAGGAGCACCTGA
- a CDS encoding SCO2522 family protein has protein sequence MDSLFQEATAATRVESVAMSHVSLEVGHFSMDELANRPDAVRAQFERVAPLVHAFTEMARDEFAERAGGRSRVRVSTCFLIDDYFRGTTDPRAILPGFLRSAQESGIRVDYLGREAGCAVVPKKDSSGAPTKLAQIVADMVVAEPLEGYSGRRPPTTELGWLSNGRPSSDDELRDAMDLRDYVPPLELSRRNHSIYLDVEMWRRDRERDDPYWSCPFLASVWQLLRLGMVRFEGKRVAEPADYRDWATQEWAESWGVLPSIMQLHDAAPFAAFRSVSILPKRYLGIEHSVQQILDHLDIDAGVNEVYAQRAQENRIVATDHLSDRLSHFFLGAG, from the coding sequence GTGGACTCATTGTTCCAGGAAGCGACTGCCGCGACCCGAGTGGAATCCGTTGCGATGTCGCACGTATCCCTCGAGGTCGGCCATTTCTCGATGGACGAGCTCGCTAATCGTCCCGACGCGGTGCGCGCCCAATTCGAGCGGGTAGCGCCCTTGGTGCACGCCTTCACCGAAATGGCGCGTGACGAATTCGCCGAGCGTGCCGGTGGTCGTTCCCGGGTCAGGGTGAGTACGTGTTTCCTCATCGACGACTACTTCCGGGGCACTACCGATCCGCGGGCGATCCTGCCGGGATTCCTGAGATCGGCACAGGAGTCCGGGATCCGGGTCGACTACCTCGGCCGGGAGGCGGGCTGCGCGGTCGTGCCCAAGAAGGACAGCAGCGGCGCACCGACCAAACTGGCCCAGATCGTCGCCGACATGGTGGTCGCGGAACCGCTGGAGGGTTATTCCGGTCGCAGGCCACCGACCACCGAACTCGGGTGGTTGAGCAACGGCAGGCCCTCCAGCGACGACGAACTGCGCGATGCCATGGACCTGCGCGACTACGTGCCACCGTTGGAACTCAGCAGGCGCAATCATTCGATCTACCTCGACGTGGAGATGTGGCGCCGGGATCGCGAGCGCGACGACCCCTACTGGTCGTGCCCGTTCCTCGCCTCCGTCTGGCAGTTGTTGCGGCTCGGCATGGTTCGCTTCGAAGGCAAGCGCGTCGCCGAGCCCGCCGACTATCGCGACTGGGCCACCCAGGAATGGGCCGAGAGCTGGGGGGTGTTGCCCTCGATCATGCAGTTGCACGATGCGGCGCCGTTCGCGGCGTTCCGCTCGGTGTCGATTCTGCCGAAACGCTATCTGGGAATCGAACATTCGGTGCAGCAGATCCTGGACCACCTCGATATCGACGCCGGAGTCAACGAGGTGTACGCCCAACGCGCGCAAGAGAATCGGATCGTCGCCACCGACCACCTCAGCGACCGGCTCTCCCACTTCTTTCTCGGCGCGGGCTGA
- a CDS encoding GNAT family N-acetyltransferase: MDISSGLTEPVFRSAVVDDLPAIAELESSEFMSLAYPYFALRQLFDVHGSHWVVAELGGSICGYALLAVSPGGTAWLVGLAVAASHQGRGLGRSLLERAVDRCRADGIGAVFITVRPSNVPAANLYKESGFTWAGYEDQYFGAGEPRELLVHWIEPAGNGWPPLDRMDPRWRKGGHAPPGG, encoded by the coding sequence TTGGACATCTCGAGCGGGTTGACCGAACCGGTGTTCAGGTCGGCCGTCGTCGATGACCTTCCCGCGATCGCCGAGCTCGAATCCAGCGAATTCATGTCGCTGGCCTACCCCTACTTCGCGTTGCGTCAGCTGTTCGATGTGCACGGATCACACTGGGTGGTGGCCGAACTCGGCGGTTCGATCTGCGGCTACGCCCTGCTCGCGGTCTCGCCGGGCGGCACCGCGTGGCTGGTCGGACTGGCCGTCGCGGCCTCCCATCAGGGCCGCGGACTCGGTAGGTCGTTGCTGGAACGCGCGGTCGATCGCTGCCGGGCCGACGGCATCGGCGCGGTCTTCATCACCGTCCGCCCGTCGAATGTGCCCGCCGCCAACCTCTACAAGGAATCCGGCTTCACCTGGGCCGGGTACGAGGACCAGTACTTCGGTGCCGGCGAACCCCGAGAGCTGTTGGTGCACTGGATCGAACCGGCGGGGAACGGCTGGCCGCCCCTGGACCGGATGGATCCGCGATGGCGCAAGGGCGGTCACGCGCCACCGGGTGGATGA
- a CDS encoding SCO2523 family variant P-loop protein: protein MIVFATSDKGGTGRSVTSCNLAYRLGLRGTSTAYVDFDFGSPTAGALFEISKVDKGAEPGRGLHSYLRGEITDPQRLDVRVATDREALRSRRSRGGKLFLLPGDEGGGEAMAAEDPQVVRRCIDLLLELDAAFKVVIVDLSAGRSVAMQIALEATAPKYMPDKEVYWLLFHRWTRQHIMAAHGLVNGPKGLIQTGTAEIGRQPLYTERELRRRIRFVRTAVPRPGEQPETVSGPQAAWLLRQDAALRSLAAEYRLGAGSLLGRTPVEPVLQWREQIILDADVSAGIANRETVEAFEDLARKLIAEDTWVPI from the coding sequence ATGATCGTGTTCGCCACCTCCGACAAAGGCGGGACCGGGCGATCGGTCACCAGCTGCAACCTGGCCTATCGTCTCGGGCTGCGTGGAACCAGCACCGCGTATGTGGATTTCGACTTCGGCTCGCCGACGGCGGGCGCCCTGTTCGAGATCAGCAAGGTCGACAAAGGTGCCGAGCCGGGCCGCGGTCTGCACTCCTACCTGCGCGGCGAGATCACCGATCCACAGCGGCTCGACGTGCGGGTGGCGACCGATCGCGAGGCCCTGCGGAGTCGGCGTTCCCGGGGCGGCAAACTGTTCCTGCTGCCCGGCGACGAAGGCGGCGGCGAGGCGATGGCGGCCGAGGACCCGCAGGTGGTCCGGCGGTGTATCGACCTGCTGCTCGAACTCGACGCCGCGTTCAAGGTGGTCATCGTCGATCTCAGCGCGGGCCGGTCGGTGGCGATGCAGATCGCGCTGGAAGCCACGGCGCCGAAGTACATGCCCGACAAAGAGGTGTACTGGTTGCTGTTCCACCGCTGGACTCGCCAGCACATCATGGCGGCCCACGGTTTGGTCAACGGGCCGAAGGGCCTGATCCAGACCGGCACCGCCGAGATCGGCAGGCAGCCGCTCTACACCGAGCGAGAACTGCGCCGGCGCATCCGTTTCGTGCGCACGGCGGTGCCGCGGCCGGGGGAGCAGCCGGAGACGGTGAGCGGCCCGCAGGCCGCGTGGCTGCTGCGCCAGGATGCCGCGCTGCGGTCGCTGGCCGCCGAGTACCGCCTCGGCGCGGGCTCGCTGCTCGGGCGTACGCCGGTGGAGCCCGTGCTGCAGTGGCGCGAGCAGATCATCCTCGACGCCGATGTCTCCGCCGGGATCGCCAACCGCGAAACCGTCGAGGCCTTCGAGGACCTCGCCAGGAAGCTGATCGCCGAGGACACCTGGGTTCCGATCTGA
- a CDS encoding FadR/GntR family transcriptional regulator, giving the protein MQPVRRTSLIAQVTEQLRAEIRSGRWPVGQRIPTEPELTELTGTGRNTVREAVQALVHAGMLERRQGSGTYVIATSEVGGTLGKYFADAHERDILELRQALDTTAAGLAARRRDDADIATLQRLLAERSNRNWAEADPVAIAADVELHRAIVVASHNAVYLEFYDSLLPIIEQVIHARTAKSDDAYDTEHAELVQAVIDGDAERAVQAANCFLGSLIAEYPDR; this is encoded by the coding sequence GTGCAACCCGTCCGGCGTACCAGCCTCATCGCCCAGGTCACCGAACAGCTTCGGGCCGAGATCCGTTCCGGCCGTTGGCCGGTGGGTCAGCGGATCCCCACCGAACCGGAACTCACCGAGCTCACCGGGACCGGCCGGAACACCGTGCGCGAAGCCGTTCAGGCCCTCGTGCACGCGGGCATGCTCGAACGCCGTCAGGGCTCGGGCACCTATGTGATCGCCACGTCCGAGGTCGGCGGCACACTGGGCAAGTACTTCGCCGACGCGCACGAACGCGACATCCTCGAACTGCGCCAGGCCCTCGACACCACCGCGGCGGGCCTGGCCGCGCGCCGCCGCGACGACGCCGATATCGCCACCCTCCAGCGTTTGCTCGCCGAACGCAGCAACCGGAACTGGGCCGAAGCCGACCCGGTGGCCATCGCCGCCGACGTCGAATTACACCGCGCGATCGTCGTCGCCAGCCACAACGCGGTATACCTGGAGTTCTACGACTCGCTGCTGCCGATCATCGAGCAGGTGATCCACGCGCGGACCGCCAAATCCGACGACGCGTACGACACCGAGCACGCCGAACTGGTGCAGGCCGTCATCGACGGTGACGCCGAGCGGGCCGTGCAGGCGGCCAACTGCTTCCTCGGCTCGCTCATCGCCGAATACCCGGACCGCTGA
- a CDS encoding MFS transporter, with amino-acid sequence MSALTLRAAVTAFSPLAEKIGAEVGYGTGIVGVFGMLPTAMFGLAGLITPLIARRFGLERTVFVAMLLAGFGSLVRVFSSGTGELLAFSGVALLGMGIGNVVIPPLVKRYFGDHLAAISSLYIVMVQLSTVIPAFIAVPVAEAHGWRISMGVWALVGFAAAIPWLVVLRGRRGRDTVDTTALPAEAPETGQAWRSPVAWGMAGMFGMTSLTTYAMFAWLPKILSDAGASAGFGGSMVGLFALIGLVGALGAPTVVSRMRNPFPVVVGCVVLFAIAFAGLLVSPMHATLLWVLLLGLGPSTFPMALTLINLRTRTPQGSAALSGFTQGVGYAIACVGPLLFGMLHTWTGGWLAPFAMLVVALGVLLAGAWQACKPRMLEDSWN; translated from the coding sequence ATGTCGGCGCTGACCTTGCGCGCCGCGGTCACCGCGTTCAGCCCGCTGGCCGAGAAGATCGGCGCCGAGGTCGGGTACGGGACCGGGATCGTCGGGGTGTTCGGCATGTTGCCGACCGCGATGTTCGGGCTCGCCGGGCTGATCACGCCGCTGATCGCGCGCCGTTTCGGGCTCGAGCGCACCGTGTTCGTGGCGATGTTGCTGGCGGGGTTCGGGTCCCTGGTGCGCGTGTTCTCCTCCGGTACCGGCGAGCTGCTGGCGTTCTCGGGCGTGGCGCTGCTCGGCATGGGTATCGGCAATGTGGTGATTCCGCCGCTGGTGAAGCGGTATTTCGGCGATCACCTGGCCGCGATCAGTTCGCTCTATATCGTGATGGTGCAGCTCAGTACCGTCATCCCGGCCTTCATCGCGGTGCCGGTCGCCGAGGCGCACGGCTGGCGGATCTCGATGGGCGTGTGGGCGCTGGTCGGTTTCGCGGCCGCGATCCCGTGGTTGGTCGTGCTGCGCGGTCGCCGTGGTCGCGACACCGTCGACACCACCGCGTTGCCCGCCGAAGCGCCCGAGACCGGTCAGGCCTGGCGTTCGCCGGTGGCGTGGGGGATGGCGGGCATGTTCGGTATGACCTCGCTGACCACGTACGCGATGTTCGCCTGGCTGCCCAAGATCCTGTCCGACGCGGGCGCGAGCGCCGGGTTCGGCGGCAGCATGGTCGGTCTGTTCGCGCTGATCGGGCTGGTCGGGGCGCTGGGCGCGCCCACCGTGGTCTCGCGGATGCGTAATCCGTTCCCCGTCGTGGTCGGCTGCGTGGTGCTGTTCGCGATCGCGTTCGCCGGCCTGCTGGTGTCGCCGATGCACGCCACTCTGCTGTGGGTCCTGCTCCTCGGTCTCGGCCCGTCCACCTTCCCGATGGCATTGACGCTGATCAACCTGCGCACCCGCACACCCCAGGGGTCCGCGGCGCTGTCGGGCTTCACCCAGGGCGTCGGTTACGCGATCGCCTGCGTCGGTCCGCTGCTGTTCGGCATGCTGCACACCTGGACGGGCGGCTGGCTCGCCCCGTTCGCCATGCTCGTCGTCGCCCTCGGTGTGCTCCTCGCTGGCGCCTGGCAGGCGTGCAAACCGCGCATGCTCGAAGACTCCTGGAATTGA